The DNA sequence tgaggccattgttagaccgcagcttaagctcggtagcttcagttgtaacttgtacaattggactcatatgtccggtaatgaccctacaatgaaatttatggctcgatgagcggtggaatggctagTGGGAAAACGAATTAAGGCTAAGAGTAGTACTCTTTGAGTACCAAGTTTAAAAAGAGCAATCTTTTGTAACATTGTACTTTGAGTTTTTTATATGCTCAAGTTAAATACAAAGTTGGGAAAATAGTTTCCTCTATATTGTTGCcttattttctttatattttgttgCCTTTACTTTACAAGCGTTGCCTATACTGTTCTTACAACAAAACGGAGTGAAACGTTGCGTGAAATAATCTAAGGCCAAAGGTACTAAATTTTGGCTAAGTGTTGGGAAGACTGAGTTGAGTGCTGAGCTTGACTACCACATGGAGATGAACATCGGGCAAAAGAAAATCACCCCAGTTACAGTAACCAAGTGCTGGACTTTGGTGTTAAGGAATGCAGtaaaaaaataatgatataaCCAAGACTGGTCTAGTGTTCTTTGTTGTCTAGTAGAATCTTAAGAagtacattctcaaattaaaaaACTAAGGACTATCCTGCTGCAAACCAAGATTTATCATGGCTCCGGTCACTTGTCTGAGAGGATCAATAAGCAAACGAACCATACTTGGATTAATCAATTTTGGAGCCAAAAATTCTCAAAcaataaatgaaattaatatttaaaaaagtACCACGATCTTACATAAACAAGCAAATAGTAATAGTAATACTAAGTAATGAGAGAGCCATACTTACAGTATTTAGATGGTCAGCACACAATTTAGTGACCCAATGTTGGATTAATCAAACTTTCTGTATAAACAATACCAATATATGTCATAACTCCATCAATATCATCATCAGAATTCAAAGGCCATATTCGATTGCTTAATCCAAATGATCCATCGGATATCCTGTATACATCTCTTCCCGAATATTTCATGTCGTTAAGTAGCACTTCACCATTTGAAAACCTATACATCGGGGTAGGATGTTGTCCGTTAGTTGGTATAGTGAACAAGTTGGTCCACGATTTTTTGACGCCATAAGTTTTCATTGCCCATAAATTAAAAGTTATCTCGTTGCTAAAATAAACACAAAGCATTCCTCCTAACACTGATACACCCAGCTCATCGTCTGAAGAAATTTGTAACCCGCTTGTTTCTGGAAAAGGTATTATTCCGTATTTTTCACTCGAAATATTCAATGAATTCACAACTCGCCCTCCGGAATATCCGTACCAATGAAATGCTCCATGTACAAGTGCCAAACATTCCCCTTCACATCTCCTATAATAATCCACCCTACCTGATGTTTCATGAATTCTTTTCCAGGAACCACTTTTCAGCGCAAGAATTTCATCAACTTGGTCATTAATGTCAATCTTAACGACTTTATAGTCATCAGTAGTAGAGTCATATCCCAATCCGTAAGCATATAATTCCTCGTCTGAAAATTCTAAATGGGGAATTATTATTGATTCTCTAGTGGAAGGGTTCCATAGCAAGAATCTATAAGGTTTACCCGGCCAAATCTCCATGAAAAACAAGCCATCGCAACAACAGTGGATTTTAAAAATTGCCAATTGTGTAGGTGAATCAAGTCTCTGTATATCCTTAACAATATGAACTggggataaagaagaagaaaggaagtaaAAATTTCTATTGATTCCTTGGCCAAAAAGCAGTTTTTGAGAATTTTGGTTATTGGCATGAAATTTGAGATGTTTTTTCTCAAAGTAAGGTTCAGATATTAATGTATTCCAAAATTCAGAAACGCACTTGAAACGTAGAAGAGATTTCACGGGTAGCCTACTTATAATGTCCATAATTATTTCCTCTTGAATATTGTGAGTTCCCATTctcatataaaaaatatatatatacactcacCTTATTAGATGAAGGcccaagaagaaaaaagaaattagGGTTAATAGTTGCGTTgatttatatttatagtataatATAACTTTGTCAAAGAACTCAAGTAGAATCTAGTCCTTGTCGAAGTAAAATTTGATACCTAAGACGATCGGATTACTATTTACTTCTTTGTTTTATATCACAATTACACGTTATAGTTTACCTATTTGTCAATGGACAAATAAAGTAGTACTCAATTAAATAAACAATCTTCTATCTCTATAGaataggagaagcaaaagcactatATTAAGACAAGTGTTTTAACCACAAAAGGCAAAGTGGCATTGTTAACATAAAATAAACTTTTccaactattttttttaaattttaaattttgaattaattggttacacTACtagaattaataaatatagatatcttatgAAAATcttctatctatatctatatagaataggagaagcaaaagcactactttaaccacaaaaagccaagtggcattGTTTAGACAAAATAAATTACTTttctaataatttatttttgaattttaaattctGAACTAATTGGTTACACCATTTGAATTAATAAACGTAGATACCTTATAATcttctatctatatctatatagaATAGGAAAAGCAAAAGCACTACATTAAGATAAGTGTCTTAACCACAAAAAGCAAAGTGACATTGTTAAGACAAATTAAACTACTTTTCTAActaattattttttgaattttaaattttaaattaattggtTGTGtacttgaattaataaatatagacatcttataattatctataaaaaaataaaaatacaaaaaaattattCTACTCATTCAAACTGGGGAGTAGTTTCaatttggagttttaaaattattttacaataaaaagttttttaaaaaaacaactATCAATTCATATGTCAATTTAACAATATTAagtaatctatctatctatctatattctatctatatagaattggagaagcaaaagcactatATTAAGATAAGTGTCTTaaccacaaaaagccaagtggcattgttaagacaaaataaactactttTCTAActaatttatttttgaattttaaattttgaattacttGGTTACActttttgaattaataaatatagatatcttataatctTCTATCTATATTCttctatctatatagaataggagaagcaaaagcactacATTAAGACAAGTGTCTTAACCACAAAAAGTCAAATGGCattgttaagacaaaataaactactttTCTAACTAatttatttttgagttttaaatttgaaattaattggttacactacttgaattaataaatataaatatcttataattatctataaaaaacgaaaatacaaaaaatattctACTCATTCAAAttggaattttaaaattattttacaataaaaaataaaaaaaaataaaataaaaaactaccaATTCAAATTATAGAGTAATTTCTTCCTaatatagtagtagtagtagtagtagtgtgtgtgtgtatacatatatgggAGTAGTTATTATACTAAATTGGTAATTTATTAATAATTCATATGTCAGTTTAACAATATTAAGTAATGGATAATACAATTAGATAACcaagaaacatatatatatatatatatatatatagtcgtaCATATACACATAACTAAAATCATAATAAACAAATAGTCATAAATGAAgaatactaaaaaaaaaaaaaaatcaaataatatCGTACAAATACATATACTAATTAAATTTCTCATGtaggaaaatttagttaataaatagaactcataatttcataatgaaaaaaacaaatatataaagaaactattaggatattatacataagataatatattatatataaaatacattttactaattattaaaaatattagtacattttttataaaaataataaaaggcttatatctttatacttttgatgaattaaaaattataatttagtaaaagattgatattatttaaattttcagtAAATATAAAATGAGAAAACTAATCAAATTTTATAGTAGAAATGAATGTACAAAAATAGGTggataaagataattttataatatttgtattttgaattaattaataaataaaatataaataaataacactcaagaaaattattgataaatttagacaattgaagaattttaaacagtataacataaatataaaaatatatttttctggaATAAGAAAATATATACGTATGTTCTACTAGAAGAGAAGTAATGTCAAAATATTAAGCCAATTgacaaattaataaaaaatacattACTAAATGTATAGCACTAAGTATTTgctaatttaataaaaaataaataaggaataaataatttatttgattactatAATGCTTTGTATCCTTTGATTTTGTatagattttattatatttatgtatactacattaaataataaaatagtataactattatttattaaaataatatgatatattagatcataattttataaaattaatattCTATCAAATTATTCGCGCATTGTGCGGGTTCTAACACTAGTTGTACTAATTAGAAAAGTTACAGTTGtttgattttgtaagttttttcctttttagttttTTCGTTTCATGATAAATTAAGAAACACAGTATTGCAAGGGTGTTCTACGGTACTCTAGTGCAACTCCAACAACAAGCAACAagcatacccagtattatctcacaccgtggggtttggggagggtagtgcatacgcaaccttacccctaccttgtgaagactCCATTGTACGTTAATGTTTAATTTGCTTGACAATATTTGTTTACATTCTCTTACTATTATTTTGCTGATTTATTTAAACCAAAGATATTCATGTATACATGAGATGTGTATCCCATATGTATCAATCTATCTCTTgtgtatcttatatatatccatatatacataagatattgcataaatttttaaattcgaTTTCAACTACGAATTTTGACTTCGAACCCTccaatctttctcaaattttgtatattgtctCATCAAGTGGTGTTCTACGGTACTCTAGTGCAACTCCAACAACAAGCAACAagcatacccagtattatcccacaccgtaggGTGGGGTGGATAGTgcgtacgcaaccttacccctaccttgtgaggactCCATTGTAGTGCAACTCCATTTTACGTAAAATGTTTAATTTGCTTGACAATATTTGTTTACATTCTCTTACTATTATTTTACTGATTTATTTAAACCAAAGATATTCGTGTATACATGAGATGTGTATCCCATGTGTATCAATCTATTCCTTGTGTATCTCATATATATCCATATATACATTcaaactttttattcttttttcgATATTTGTGTATACTTAAAACGTTAAACTCTACCACAATCTATTGAACTACATTCAAACTTCATATTTGGCGGTGTACAATTGATTTTGAGACGGTTAAACTTTAAAAATTTTATAAATTTCACcaatcaaaattattttaatttataaatctGACTTTTTTTCCAACTTTAAATAGAGATCTTAAAATGGCGATTTTGTGCACTTCCCAAACTAAAGTCCACGACCCATGAGCTGACCCGAATTCAAACCCACGAACCCAAAGCCCGTTCAATTTCTTCAAAACAGCGGAACCCATCTCATATACTCGCCGGCACGGCGCGCCCTTCCGAATCATCTTTGCGAGGATTCAGAATTACGATATTTTGGGTCCCTTTGCTTTCAAAGGTTTTGATTTTCCTTTCTATTTATATATTTAGAAGATTTATACTCATTCTTGATTAGTTTGTGTGCATGTAATATTATAGTAGGATTAATTGAATGGTGAATGCATTTCTCTACCACATTCTTGATTAGTATATGTCTGCTTGAATTGTTAGTGTGACTCTTATGATTGAAATGAGATGCAATTCTTTCCCTTTGTGAATTGTGACCTATAGGATTTACTCAGCCGTGATGTGTGGGTTAGGCGCACATTACAAGTTTGACTCTCCTGCAGACAAAAGCATGTCCTTTAAGTAGAGAAGGatagggggagggggggggggggattatcCACTGTTTTTCAAACAAAGCACCACTAAACCTCGGGGATTTTTTAGTTAtcggaaaaaagaagaagaggattTCTTTGTATCTACACTCTGTTCAGACATGCTAAGATTCTGTGTTGCAATATTCTTGAATGATGTATGCAAATGTCTTACAGGGAATTTGGAGGTGCCAAACTACCCTAATCAACTAAGGAGTTGTGTAATTCACTtatataacaataacaacaacaacaattatgtctcaatcccaaacaagttggaTTCATTTGCTAGTTATGCGGTGATTATAATGCAATGATTATTTTTGCGGTGATTAGTGATGAAGGGATAGTAATGTAATGCTTAGTGAAGGAATTGTTatacagtcagacctctctataacaacatctttatataacaacacttcactataaaagccaagtttttCCGGAACCAAATTTCATGTtctgttataatatatatattttctataacaacaattcgctataacatccaaaaatatctgaaacaaatgaggctgttatagagaggtttgactgtacatGAATTACTTACTTTAAAAGGAAATTTTCGTCTTTAAATAGTTAATTCCCGTGTTGCTCATATACATAATCTTATTCTTAAGTTGGGAGGAGGGTAAAGCGGTAGGGCCATACCCTATGGAGTTTTCAACATATGCGCCAACGAGAGTCGGCCAAAAGCCTAAATTTATATGATTAAGTAGATGAAATTTGGTGAATAGTATAAAATGTTATTTTTAGAATCATGATGATATCTATACTAGCTGCGGTATGGTGGACTGGTAGTGtatatcaaaaacaaatattttctttttgctTAAGTTTGGTGTAACATGGCTTTCGTAAATGTCTCTGTCCCCGATGCCTTGATTGACTTCATTAGCACATTACACAACCTGTAATATATTCCTTTTGTTTGTAACATTCCCGGCATCATCTTATGCTTTTTGCTGGTTTTATTTATTAATACAAAGTAACTCTTTACCGATCAAAAAAAGAACCATGATGATATCTCAAGATACTCTAGAACTAAAAGGAGATGCTTACAAAGGGTAAAAGATAAAGTGTGAATAATCAAAGGAAAGAATGATAGCATTCCTCTATAATCTCTTTATACTATGTGCTAGGTTTTGCATCTTActctatttttcaaattttctttCAAGGAAACAACTACAATTATATAATCAAAAACTAACAGGGCAAGCGGGCAACTACTTGAAAATAAAGTGTGCAACTACTTTACCTTTTTGGTCTCGCTTGCTATAGTGCagcgtttcttattttttttcatgATTAGTTGACTACCTGCTTTTATTTTCTAGTCTCATTCATTTTTTTCTTCATCTAGAAATATAAATGGATGGTGTCGCTTCTAATCCAAAGTGCAACATAGTTCCTTTAACATTGTTGCTTCATCCTTTTGTTTACCTTCCTTTTGAATGCTTTAATCTTTTTTCATGCTTGCAATTGATCATGTGACTTGAGAATATCAGAGCTGTAAGAGTTCAATGCCATTAATTTATCAATCAACCTGGTTTGAGAGTTTCGCAGAACTCTATATCATATGAGGTCCAAATCAAACTAGTTCTTATATTTTTACCATGCTTGCCCCAAAAAAGATTTCTAACATAATACACCAGTGTTCATGGTTGGAAGTTGGTTTATCTCAATCAAAATGGATGAATGATAAGTGTGGTGTACACTTCACCTGAATCTCACATTCTGGTGCAGTGAATTCCATGAAGCGATCTAAGGATCCTTTTGAAGCTGCTTTTGAGGGGCAGGATGACTCACTCCCTGAATCCCCTGTTGGCATTGACGAGAATGAAGGCCAAGACCAAGCTGCAGTTGATGTTCATGTTCATGGAGGTGATGATGCTAATACCGGTTCTCGTGACAACCCTTCAGCATCTAGAGCTGCATCAGTCTCTGTTGGTACTGCTGGTCCAATTAGCAAGCCCAAAGAGAAAgatgaggaggaagaggaagaaaACATGGATGTGTAGTTAGGAAAATTCTCAGCAAGTAGTGATCCTGACAAAATGTCTAAGATGCAGTAAGTTTGTCAATTTATGTTATCAAATTTCTtgattcttttttgtttttaagGATTTCAGTCATAGAGAATTGTCAGGATTGTATGGTATTATCTTGTTCCGTGATAGCTTCTGTGGCTGGTTGGAGCTGCCTAATAGTCGCTTTGCATACAAGAAAAGCTCCTTTTCATATCATTTGTTTCCTTCCCTCTCGTCTTTCTCCCCTTCCTTGTTTATTTGTTACTCAAACTATTAATTTAACTCTCTTCAGTATGTTGCGTACCCACAGGATATCTGCTCTATGAAAATTCTCAAAAACTATGTATCTATATCCAGAAGGTTGATGCTTCTATTGAGATCTATGAACAGATAAGACTATAAGATGCATCTTGCTTGATATAATACAGTTACATACCAATAGAAAATATTAGTAGGTGTTAAATATTAAATTCACATTTTCAAATTAGCTCTATGCAAAAATTTATCccccaaaaggaaaaaaaagagtagCTCTATGTAAAACTTTATGAGGTGCCTCCTActcaaaaaaaatacttttctccCAGCAAGTCTCTAAGTCTTACTTGTATGAGCATTGTTAAGTGAGGGCAAAATGGGAAAGTAACTAATGGGAATAGTACATCGCAGCTATATATATACCTGTTATGTTAAAGTTTTTCTTCTAAACCTCCTTGTTATGTAAGCTCCAATTTAGATAATTTTTCTCTCCTATATTCAGCGGTTTTCGACCTGGTAATAATAATGTCACTATGACACTTCAAGAAAGAAGGTAGATATTTTTTTTGGATAAGGTAAGGTAGAATAAAGGAGGTGGATATTGGCTTCGGAAAACTTGTACGTGGCTTTTTGTTGTCAAACTTTGTTATCTATTTTCTGTTCCTTTCAAATCAGTGAAAGCAAAAAAGGAGACCacatttttttttaatcatttcTCTTTCAGGTCCATATTATCCCAATTTACGGAGGAGCAAATGAGTAGATATGAATCTTTTCGGAGATCTGGATTTCAGAAATCCAACATGAAGCGGGTATGTTTTGCCATTCTCCCCCTTTACCATCTTTTATTTTCCTCAATTTCAAAGCCTGAATATGTTCTATATTATTGTACACAAAGTACAACGGATGATGTCTTGAGAGTGGTTCTCTCCTCTCCCTTAGCTTGTGCGTGTTGTCTTTCCGTAAAAATATAATGTCAGAACATGACAAATTGTTAAAGATATATGTTGGAGAGAATATCTTTGTTCTCTATGGTCTTGTGGCCCATTGAGATGCTTACTTGTCTTATCTCATACTTTTCCTAGCATGATTTGGTATCATTTGTTTGAGTTGAGATGGCCTCATTACCAGATATTTGACCAATCCCTATTATTTAGCCCATTGAAGCAATGTGTTTCGTCTTTCATTACAGACGTGATATCAGAAAATTGAGAATGAAACCAAATCTCTGTGAATATAATTGGGAAACATGAGGAACTTGTTGAAGCCTCAGGGCGTGAGATGTTTGCTTTTCTAGTTGGATAATTTGATGTTCTTAAGTACTCTCTCGTGAATCTTCTTTTGTGTTGTCAATGCAGTTGCTGACGAGCATCACCGGAAGTGCCAAGATATCTATTCCTATGACAATTGTGGTTTCTGGGATAGCGAAAATGTTTGTTGGTGAGCTAATTGAAACAGGTCCATAGACATCTATAACTTTTTATAAGATGATTACTGAAGCAAAATGTTTCATGATTTGGAAACAACAAGGGGTGTTGTTTCTGGCATGATTTTATTTTCTCCCCTAAACTTTATTTAGTTTCTTTTCTTTGAGCCTAGTGCACAACTTCAAATATTTGGTCAAACTCTGTCATTGGTGTCTGATCAATTTGCGACAATCATGATTCAAAGCCTTAGAGCCCATATTGTCATATACTGTCCATGACTAAGCGTGTTGGTGGTTAAAATTTATTTGGAAACTTACCCCTATAAAGTACTAAAGAGTGGCATAAAATGTCTTAGGgattcatcaaacaatacaatacaatacgatgcATTATTATGAAACGACATGTAACAACCATTCAAACAAGCTGTTAATATAGGCAATGCCAGTTAGCCCGTACTATTTTCAAGCAACTAACTGGCATTGCCTAtattaacagcttgtttggatggttgttacatgtcGTTTCATAATAATacatcgtattgtattgtattgtttgatgaatcCCTAAGACATTTTATGCCACTCTTTAGTACTTTATAGGGGTAAGTTTCCAAATAAATTTTAACCACCAACACGCTTAGTCATGGACAGTATATGACAATATGGGCTCTAAGGCTTTGAATCATGATTGTCGCAAATTGATCAGACACCAATGGCAGTTTGGCCAAATATTTGAAGCTGTGCACTAGGCTCAAAGAAAAGAAACTAAATAAAGTTTAGGGGAGAAAATAAAATCATGCCAGAAACAACACCCCTTGTTGTTTCCAAATCATGAAACATTTTGCTTCAGTAAGCATCTTATAAGAAGTTATAGATGTCTATGGACCTATTTCAATTAGCTCACCAACAAATATTTTCGCTATCCCAGAAACCACAATTGTCATAGGAATAGATATCTTGGCACTTCCGGTGATGCTCGTCAGCAACTGCATTGACAACACAGAAGAAGATTCACGAGAGAGTACTTAAGAACATCAAATTATCCAACTGGAAAAGCAAACATCTCACGCCCTGAGGCTTCAACAAGTTCCTCATGTTTCCCAATAATATTCACAGAGATTTGGTTTCATTCTCAATTTTCTGAGAATCACGTCTGTAATGAAAGACGAAACACTTTGCTTCAATGGGCTAAATGTTAGGGATTGGTCAAATATCTGGTAATGAGGCCATCTCAACTCAAACAAATGATACCAAATCATGCTAGGAAAAGTATAAGATTAGACAAGTAAGCATCTCAATGGGCCACAAGACCATAGAGAACAAAGATATTCTCTCCAACATATATCTTTAACAATTTGTCATTTTGACATTATATTCTTACGGAAAGACAACACTTAATGCTTAAACGGGCTAAATGTTAGGGGAAAATATCAGATAAAAGGCCCTCTGAACTCACACAAATCAGACGCAAACTAGCATGAGACTGCATGTGAGACAATTTCCAAATTAAAGTCTTCTCATAGAGAGTAGGAGACGGAGGGAGAAAATTACTATATTAGGAACTATGCAAGTCGAAGAGATGAAATATTTTGCGAGTATCAGAGATGAATATAAAGAAAATGGAAGTGGTTTATTGGTTATGAGGGCTCCGTGGAAGGACTGGACAATACTGATTATGAAGTCACATTAGATAGAAAAATTAAGTTCTGCCCATTTTCTCAGTATATTCCTTTTTGTCTAACTCCATTTCCCAGCCCAAGCAAACATAAGGCAACACATACATGAATAAGGCCACAAACACACACGCACAAGCTAAGGGAGAGGAGAGAACCACTCTCAAGACATCATCTGTTGTACTTTGTGTACAATAATATAGAACATATTCAGGCTTTGAAATTGAGGAAAATAAAATATGGTAAAGGGGGAGAATGGCAAAACATACCCGCTTCATGTTCAATTTCTGAAATCCAGATCTCCGAAAAGATTCATATCTACTCATTTGCTCCTCCGTAAATTGGGATAATATGGACCTGAAAGAgaaatgattaaaaaaaaatgtGGTCTCCTTTTTTGCTTTCACTGATTTGAAAGGAACGGAAAATAGATAACAAAGTTTGACAACAAAAAGCCACGTACAAGTTTTCCGAAGCCAATATCCACCTCCTTTCTTCTACCTTATCTTATCCAAAAAAAATA is a window from the Nicotiana tomentosiformis chromosome 10, ASM39032v3, whole genome shotgun sequence genome containing:
- the LOC104117857 gene encoding F-box protein CPR1-like, with product MGTHNIQEEIIMDIISRLPVKSLLRFKCVSEFWNTLISEPYFEKKHLKFHANNQNSQKLLFGQGINRNFYFLSSSLSPVHIVKDIQRLDSPTQLAIFKIHCCCDGLFFMEIWPGKPYRFLLWNPSTRESIIIPHLEFSDEELYAYGLGYDSTTDDYKVVKIDINDQVDEILALKSGSWKRIHETSGRVDYYRRCEGECLALVHGAFHWYGYSGGRVVNSLNISSEKYGIIPFPETSGLQISSDDELGVSVLGGMLCVYFSNEITFNLWAMKTYGVKKSWTNLFTIPTNGQHPTPMYRFSNGEVLLNDMKYSGRDVYRISDGSFGLSNRIWPLNSDDDIDGVMTYIGIVYTESLINPTLGH
- the LOC138900541 gene encoding transcription initiation factor TFIID subunit 11-like, which encodes MKRSKDPFEAAFEGQDDSLPESPVGIDENEGQDQAAVDVHVHGGDDANTGSRDNPSASRAASVSVGTAGPISKPKEKDEEEEEENMDV
- the LOC104093854 gene encoding transcription initiation factor TFIID subunit 11-like isoform X1, coding for MKRSKDPFEAAFEGQDDSLPESPIGIDENEGQDQAAVDVHVHGGDDANTGSRDNPSASRAASVSVGTTGPISKPKEEDEEEEEENMDVQLGKFSASSDPDKMSKMQSILSQFTEEQMSRYESFRRSGFQKLNMKRVCFAILPLYHILFSSISKPEYVLYYCTQSTTDDVLRVVLSSPLACACVFVALFMYVLPYVCLGWEMELDKKEYTEKMGRT